AGATATAAAATGCTATTAAATAGTGAAACCGTTAAAACCGTTTTTCTGGCTTTTATGTAACAATCTTGAATTGTAAAATTCAACAGAACGGTAACGATTACATTGCGCTGTAAATTGGGCCTGGCCTTGTTTGTTGCCGTTTaaaaccaaaagaaacaaacaaggtAATTTCTAGGTAATTATTGCATGCTTACCATTTAGCCACATAATTACTAAGTCAATACTAGATCACATGTGTGCATCGTAAAATAAACTGCTGCTTAGCGTGTTGCTGTACAGTAGATGCCCTCTGGGATATAAACAGTGCAAAAGTAGAGCGGCACTGAAACTCTCTGTAGCGCTGTGAGCCAGAGACATGTTAAGAggattttttctttcctttatcTTATGTGAGTTTTTTTGTGTGGTGTGGTTTGCATTTCAGTTTGGCTGTGTAAAaattctgtgtttctgtgtcccACACATATGTGCTTATGAATCTATTCAGGCGTTATCGGTCTCCGTCTGGCTTTGGAAAACTGACTAAACTATGGTGTAAAAGAACTACTGTAGGTCATCATTTTTTATGCTTCTGATGGCAGGCAAGACTGTCAATCTCTCACATGTTCATTCAGACAGGGAAAGCAACTGACAGATTTAAACATATTAGTGCTGCAGCGTTTGATCTGAACACATTGTTGTTGTCAAACTATCAGAAACAATCCTCAGAGGGCCGAGTGATCGACATTGTCAAGCATGATGCAGCACAGTTCAGTTAGCACTCTCTGGATATGAGTCACAGTCTTCCCACGCACACTAAAGTGCACGCACAATAGCAGTGGACTGTTTTCTACTGTGCTGTGCcgtgtgttattttgtgttcaGCGTATTCCAACAAATAACACATTCTCAGGACTCTTGCACACTGCATGAATTCCCTACTCTTAAACTCCTTTGTACCTTGACATATAATCTCTGCTTGCAGGCATTCCCAAACCTCCTGCGCTGTTCAAAGATTTAGCTGCCCTgctccaatgcaaaaaaaaaacacgaccTATTTGAAGGATGCAATCGctatccaaataaataaatcaacgGGCCCGATAATGAAAGCCATCCCAGCGCGGTGCCGCTGTAATGACAGCACATACAGGCTCAGTGTCACTCACTGTCATGGGAGAGAAAATTAGAGCCAATTTGATGTTAATCCGGACCAGATTTAGCTCTTTTTGGGACCAGCAGTATGTCCCATCATCCCAGAAAACTCCTGCAGGGCTGATAGGTCGACCTCAACTGCATCATATAACTTCATCGCTGTCTGCTGTAGGGAAGCACATTTGATGACCAATTTCACCCCCAATAAGAGCAAGTCATTCCTCCCCATGTCAGTAGAGCAGCTCTGCATGGAGCTGAGGCTTGGGTGACTACCCTCGGGTGAATCACAGTTTTGCATGAGCTCACTTTTAACAGAGTTGTAATGGAGCTGGGGCAGGGCATTCAACTTGCTGATACAAACAGATACATATGTAGGTGTATGAGATGAGTGAATATACTCATCAGAAGAATGTGTGTAAATTGTACAGGCGCCCTCACAAGTGTTTTaagtgtctgtttgtgtttgtgggcCGCCCCCTCAGCAGCACCCAGCCCCCCCGTTGCTCTTTCAGTaacagagtgagtgtgtgtgctatctctgtgtttgtgtcttctaGATGTAAAGCTGATGAGGTAGATTTGCAAAAATGTCTCCCCAGTGTACAGTCTCTGGCCTTTGTCCCTGTTGAGCTGTGTGGCAAAACTGAATGTGTTGAGCAGTTGAAAGCAAAATGCTCATGAATTATCGTGTCCACCAGCCAGTAAGGGTGTATTTGGAACAGctcaaacaaaaatgaaaatctttCATGAGTGACTTAGAGTTGTTTTGACAGTTTAATGAATaaactttgtttgtgttttgtgaaattTAATGAGCTGTGAAACCTTATTTTTACTCTGATCTGATGAAAAGAGGCACAAGGATCACAAGGCCaaagatttaaaatgtatttaaaactaATAAGAAGCATGACAATGTTGCACTGCGACCTTCATCAGATACTGCTCAGAAACTGTATTTTCACAAAAAGAAGAATTAGCTCTCTGTGTGTTGGCACAGTCCATGCTCTCCCCTCGACAATGGTTAGGCTTTCTCTGATGATATATTTCAAAGGCACTGGCAAGGAGTCTGTTTGTGTTCTTAAATGGTCATTACTTGGTTGTGATTAGATATTGCCAATCAGtgagagggaaacagagagtcCTCAAAAAAAAGTCTTGGAAATGAGAGCCTACAGCTGAAATCCCTGGCATGTGTTTGTGATTGTCATTTATTGTCTTGCCATGGGAAAAAGTAATGCGCCTTTCCAGTTTTGCATCAGTCTGGGTACACttttaaattacagtatgtTATTTATCTTTTCTTCTATCGCTGCCACATTACAAGTCGCATACCGTACATGTGCTGAAACTTTGAATTTAGACATAAAGATACATGTTCTTTCAGAGCAATTACacatacaaaatgttttacttcaaaataacattttactatttgattttaaaaaaaaactttgaagaAATTAATTCTAAATATGACAAATCCTCTATTTGACAGACAGTAAATGTTGAAATTACAATGATTAATATTGACATTAAAACAAGCTGTCATTTATTGGATTGAAGTTTGATCACCAAGATTAACACTTTTACAAACTGGTGTCCCTTTTTTTAGTCGTGGCCTTAATTGAgtaaatttagatttatttattttatctgtttttttgatttaatgtaattttggTTTGAATTAATTAAAGCCACATTTCACTCTCAGTACCATCAGAGTAAAACCACCCCTTCAGAAATTACACTGAAATTGATCAGAAATGACTATTTATACTTTCTTTGTCTGAAGTTTTATATTGTGGCGACAGTTCGTGTCAGAAAAATCATGATTTCTAATTGGGACCCTTCTTTTACAGTTCTGGATCTGCTTTGCACAAATGTCTAAGTTGTATGCTGCTCTCTGCTTATTGATCATAATCCGCACATCAAACCCCACAAAGCCATATAAAACATCCCATCATAAGAAACACATTGAACAAATTCACATGAAGACAGTTTCATTCCTCTCTCTCACAGAGGaacaacacagaaatacaaattaCAGTTTATTTCTTACTTGAAAAAGACATAGCttttaaaatttacaaaacatttttgaatttctggttgttttttttctgctgttcaGTTTCAGTTCCTGGCATATGCTTTAAAATGATGCAGCATTGTGTCTGGTTTGTGTTGATCACTATCTCCAGCTCAACCAACAAAATGCCATCTGAAATGATAAGAAACTCATGTCTATTGCATTTTGAatcatgtttaaaaataaaaaaaaggaaatcacAAAATAACTCATTCAACACTGttcatgatttatttttaatgagcatactgtctgtttactgtatggcatttcttcttctctccctctcacagtGGATGCTGAGCAAGTGAGTTCACTGGGGTCTGAGGGGGAGGATGAAGTTGGCCTGTGGAGCCTGGAGCCACAGGACTGTCAGGAGAGCCTGGACAAGACAAGCCTGACGCCAAGTGACGGGACGGAGGAGACGGGCAGCCCTGCTCGCTCCACGCGGCCGCACAGCCTCAGCCCCGGCTGCAGGAACTACTGGGGGCAGGTTGAGCCGGAGGCCGAGGCCATGGAGGACGGCACCACCACATCTGCCACTGACAGGGAGGCAGACCAGGAACCactgcagatgtactgtaagtCATAAACTGAAGTAAAGCGCTGTCTTTGCTGTACACTTTTTGCTATTTTAAGTTAAGCTTCTTTCCAGAACAATAAATATCCCTGCATTTGTTTCTGAAGAATTAAGGCCTGACCAAGAAAGGACCAAagctatgtaaataaatactgtatcaGACTGCTGTGTCGGACACTACTGTATGTGTAAACAAGTTTACAATGTTTTTCTGATGCAAGACGCCTCCAGTCTCATGATGCTTCTCAAAGCCCTCTACACACACCTTTATATCAGCTCATGAAACCATGCCTTCCCTACAAGCTGTTCCTTTTTTCACTCTTCTCTTTGAAAAGGCTGCCTTCTGAAAGCATGACAAAAGAACTCATCCCACACAATGTCACAATATTTCCATGCATCAAAGAGGTGACGTTACGGTACTGAAATCAGCACCGCGCGACGTGAGGCTTTCCCTTTTATTTAGGAGAGATCAAAGGCTCACGCGGCTTGCCTACTAACAATCACTTAGCTCCCTCGCCTCGTGTGATTTGGCCTTGCCTGATGAAGGCAAAGCTGAGTTTTTACAACACTCGACCGCACAGGCTCTTCCCTTCACCACATAAAAAACAGCTCAAAATATGCCAACATCTGCAAGCATTTGAAAAATCTTCCTCAAAGTCGCTGCAAGCTGACTTGATTCATGATAGGAGGCGCCCTCTCTTCTTCTCgtggctttctctctctctgcctgcctgtcactGTACTCAAGGGTACGAATGAGAAAGAATTCTTAAAATCTAGTTTCATATCTAGCCAACTTGTTCCCTGAATATATTGCTTTAGTTGTCAGTCTTCAAGTAAACAATTCAGTTTCATTAAATTCACTGTGTCACTTTACAATTTATCCCCAATCCCtctgcacacacgcacacatttatataattaCATAAACACGGAGTGTACATTCACACAAAGTCAGAGAGCAAACTCTTTCTCAATAATTTCATTTACACTTGGAATGCCATATATTAATGTGCATAATAACTGGATATTGTTTATGCTACTTTGTGCAGTGTTTGACACTTTTTTTGACATATTTTTGTTGTCTGTATTGTACTTATTGTCTCAACATGGCTTTTATGTTGTCGTCTCAGCCAAGAGATTTACGCCaataaaggaaggaaaaaagtaTCTCGTAACGATAATATGTTCTTGCAAATGTCACTAataaggctgtgtgtgtgcatgtagcaGAATtatgtaggggagagcggggtgagttgagccagtttttaTTTAAGGTCTCTTTAAAatgaggacatgacagtaatgtctccaactaaaatatgtacatatattttaggatgtggtgcatcactgggaataatcaatttggatctaaaatatggctttccaaaaaaaagtggACTCTTGGCTCAACTTGCCCCATATGAGGGGTAAGTCGAGCCACATGGGGGTCTGGGACATCAATGTAATTTCATTGTGCCAACTTGAACGCCAGGTCCCAGCATTTAATTGCACTTAAATAGTGAAACATTGGAGCTATGTCTCCTAGTTGTTTCATATCGATGTATTgctttaaagtcatcctgtttCTCATCATGTCCcgtgccacctgatgaatggacTTTCCATTTTTGTATCTCTCCCACCACTCTGTCCAAACCAAGGACTCCTTGAACATAGAAATATCACTTTGAAAGGCAAAATACTTaatcttaaatgtgcttatcactTATTCCATGGGCCTCGCTCCATCACAGGGTGAGTAAAATGGATGAATTCAATAATGTGTATtcacatgaccaattttgtctatggtTCCCGAGAAACAAGaggtggctcaacttccccacaggctcaaatcaccccgCTCTTTTTACAAAACGCTAGACACTGCTTGCTAATTTCATGTAAGAACTAACCTCTGgttgaaaataaacacaattcttTTTATAGATATTTCATTTACTATTTCTCTGTTACCAGGTAAGAGCTCAGACTCCCAGAATTCCTTGGAGGACTTGGCCCACTTTGAATTTCTGGCCCAGTTGAGGAAGGTCTCTCCCTCAGCCAGTTTCTTGGACCATCTGAACCACAATGGCACGTCAGCTGTGTACCACCCGGGCAGCAGGCACGATGAGCTGCCCCCTGCCATCTGGTCACCAGGAGCTCAGCACCGCTCACCTGAGGGAGCAGGTAAGCTAATTGGGGAACCGCTGCAATGtctgtaaatagaaaataaagatgCAGGCTGACAGTAAATAGCAGTGATGCGGCACATATCAGATTGTATATGCTAATGGAATTCTGAGAAAATGGAATGGAAAATAAGGGCTTTTTATCAGTTTATCAGCTGCTACTGGTTTAATAAAGAGCCTTATGCAGGGTTTGACAAAGGCATTCATACATCCATGTTCAAGCAATGCATGCCCcacaattttaacattttacatgttcaaataatttttacttgtaacaaatattttaagtttATGTAAAAGGTTGTGTCATAGTTTAATAGTTCATCGAGTTAAATATCACAATACATCTGATCTGTGAGTCTGAGGACACAATAGTGCATGTCTTTTATTCTGTTTAAGAATTGTTACATGAACACGTGGCATTGTACAGGTGGTGTATGAATCTGTCCATCATGTCCAATACACAACCTCTGCAATAATcttgtacataataataataattttcaagACATTATAGTGTCTCTTATGGTTATAGTTTACCGTAGCTATATGTGTTGTGGTCCTGTGATATACTTGTGACCTGCTGGGATAGACTCCAGCCCACCACAACCTTCAACAGGACAGTCGGTATataaaatggatggatggatgcatttttttaatgaatgtgtGAGAATGTCCGCGGTCCATTTAAAATGTTGCCTCTTTCCGGACTCCAGAAGCAGGGAGGACGCAGCAGGCCTGTCCATTCTGCCACAGGATGTATCAGCGAGGAGCTTCTTTGAGGGACCACATCAAGTACTGccaggagagggaggggggccACATGGTCTGTCCACTCTGTGGATACACTGCCACCCTTAGGGCACAGATGGAGCGGCACCTGGCACATCACAACCAGGTTCAGGACAATGTGAGATACACACAGATGTGCTAATGTTATTCTAACTAAATGGAAAGGAAAACAGAGGCTTTATAAAAGTTTATCAGCTGCTACTGGTTCAACAAAGAATCTTTTGCAGGGTTTTACAAAGGCCAAAGCATTTATACATTGATGTTCAAGCAATTCATGCATGTAATGTAGTATGATGTTCCCGtacaatttaaacattttgccTGTTGTtcaaaattttatataaaatattttaaatctatGTTAAAGGTTGTATCATAGTTTAATAGTGAACACATATACTGACAGAAAGCAGGAGAAACCTCTAACTACATTGCATAGTGTGCTTATTTAGTGTTTCAAGGTTAGCCTACttatttttaacttaaaagTGATATATTCTTCATACTTCCTTACAATCTGAAATCTGACATTAAATGCGTTGTATTACAAAACTAATTAACAATGTCCTATCATCCTAGAGTGCCATCCCTTTGGATCAAGGCATGGAGACCAGGAAGTTCAAATGTCTGCAGTGTGGGAAAGCGTTCAAGTACAAACACCACCTCAAAGAGCATCTCCGCATCCATAGCGGTGAGACAAAATAACATCAAAAACAGTTGTACTAACCCATCAATTTGCTATTGTTTCCACCGAATCACTAACCCGTACTTACAGTGCCAGTTATATGGTATGAAATTATACCTTGTTTGATGTGCTGACAGAAAACAAGTTAACATAATTCATGACAGGACATGGGAATTATGATAAATGTGAAAAGATCCCGCCCAAGTTGAAGTAAGTTTCAACCTACTCTCTGCATCTGTTGACTAATATATTCTCCCTGTGGCTCATCCTTTAGGTGAGAAACCTTACGAGTGTTCCAACTGCAAGAAACGTTTCTCTCACTCTGGCTCCTACAGCTCCCACTTAAGCAGCAAGAAGTGCCTGGGTGGTGGGGCAAATGGAGGAGGAAACACAGGAGGAGCTAGCGGTGCATTCAATGGACATAGCCAAGGCTCCTACCACCACTCATTTCCAACGTCTCCCTCTGCAGGCGGGAGGAGAAACAGTAATGACAAGGGCTCTCCCTTAGCTTCACAGATCCAAGATAATACCAGGCCCCTTCGAATACCAGAGGATCCTCACCAGATTTCACTGGAGGACCCCAACCACAGCCCCACAGGTTTCCACCGAGCTTCAGACCTGGCTCGGCTGTGGGACCCCTCGGCAGAGCTTTCTCTGAGGACAAATATACTAAAAGGAACCACCCTGCTGCCTTATCTGCACTCTGGGATGAAGTTTGAGCAGATGCTGCAGGAGATGCTTCACAGGGAGGTGAAGAAAGACGAGGAAATGGACAGAGGGGGAAGTTCTGCAGTGGAGGAAAGGAGGGGGATTCACAACGGCGGAGGGTCTGACACAAAGGTATCGTCCGACAGTAGAAGAGAGACAGTGAGGTCAGGTGAAGGGGAGAAAGGTGTGCTTGGGATGACGTGTCGCTGGTGCTCCCAGCTCTTCCCCAATGTAGCGGTGCTCCTGCAGCATGAGCGCTACCTCTGTAAGATGAACCGAGAGGCAGTGGAAGTGCCTGAGGGTCTTCGCGGCAAAGACCACCCCACGTCACCTTTATTCTTCCCCAGATCTGCTCTACAACTGGAGCACAGCAAACCGAGTGAAGTCACCAACGGCCTCTCCGGAAACAAATCACCATCGCAGAAGCCCAGCTGGCACTCCGTTCCACAACAGCTTTTGGTCGCGATGCACTCTCCTCCACGGCCCCACCATGATGCCCTGTCCTCACGTGCGTACTGGCCCTGCCAGGAAAAAGGAAGTCCAAGCCAACCAATCAACCGCTCCCCGAAGCTGTCATCACCTCGAGCCAGAAGGAGAGTTCCCTCTTCTGGATTTGGTTCGCCGGTATGCCTCGACCTCACCAGCTGTCCTCCTGAACTCTCTTCCCCTCAGAACCAGACAGACAGCCCTTGGTCACAGAACGAACCTTTGGACCTCTCCCTGCCCAAGCAGTTCTCAGACCAAGAGGGGAGAAACAAAACTGTAAACGGTAACTCAgccagaggagagaggagagagcttGGGACGCAGCGACTCAGGAGACCGAGTTCAACTTCACATATAGCCCTTCACCACCACCCGGTCTACAGCGGGGCTGGAGCTCCTGTGTTTCCAGGCTCCCTATACAACGGATTTCCTATGTTCAATCAATCTGGTTTAGGGCTTTCAGGCCATGATGGCATCACTGCGGTTCCGTTTAGCCAGCCAGCTAATAGTCCCGGGTTTCTCTCTCCTATGGCTTACATGATGGAAGCAGACCCAGAGGCGGCGCTGAAAAAGATCTACCGGGACAGACAAGCTCTCATGGTGAGTGAGGCTTCATTTAAAGAATTATGTGTAATTACTAAAGAACAGCCTCACATTTACTGCACAAACAgcaaaaccaaaatcaaaatctCTGATTGTATTGTAAAGCATTGCTGTAAGAATGTGTagaattataattataattacagtAATACAAATTTTCATGTTTTCTCCACAGGGTGACGCGTTAAGCCATGGAGCTCTGGACTACCTCTCTCTCATAGATGAAGGActggagggagaaggagggccagggaggaagagacTGAAGAAGACAGACGAGGGGCTTTATGCTTGTGACATTTGTGAGAAAACCTTTCAGAAGAGCAGCTCTCTGCTCCGACACAAATACGAGCACACAGGTCTGTTGCTTGCTTCTTCTGTGCCATTTCCCACACCTTTACAAATTACTacaacatttgttaaaaatatttcatggaatagtttgacattttggtaaatatgcTTTTTTGATTTACTACCGCGAGTTAGGTGAGAAGATACAACTGTCATGTCTGCACAGCTAGCTatctgttagcttagcttagcataaagactggaaacaaggggaaaaagcTTGAATGGCTCTTTTTCTAAAGGTGACACAATACCTCTACAGCTCACTAGTTCCCACAAACTATCTTGTTGATCACAAAAAGTGTAAGAACCGGcaaataactttttattttccttacagatcatatttccaaaaatgtcactATATCTTTAAAAACGAAAAGAAAAATACCTACATAACTTTAAAGAGGTCCCACAGTCTTAAATAGcctttctatttaaaaaaagactggTACTTTTTACGATATTAGAAATAATTTTGCTGTTTTCCCCACAGGCAAGCGTCCTCATGAGTGCAAGATCTGCAACAAGGCCTTCAAGCATAAGCACCATCTGATTGAGCACAGCCGGCTGCACTCCGGAGAGAAACCCTACCAATGTGACAAGTGTGGCAAACGCTTCTCTCACTCCGGCTCGTACTCCCAGCACATGAACCACCGCTACGCTTACTGCAGCAAAGACCAGGATCCAGACCAAGACCCCGACGAGATGCCTCTCACCCCAGGGGCAGGCAACAACCTCGGGGGCCACCTTGCTGACGGGACCCCTCTGTCCATGGAGGATACCCAAACACCCCACTCGTTCCTCAGTGATTCAAGTCTGGATGGAGCTGCAGAGGCCCTCAAGGAGGAAGAGGCAGGAGTCAGTGATGGTCATGTGGAAGAGGCACGTGTGAGCTCAGGGGCAGCAGAGGATCTGGGAGGTAGCCCCATCCGAGAATTACCTACAGGGGAGAATGGAGAACAAAATGAGAGAAATATTTACAATGTGGGAAACCACATTCGCAATTCTGAGAGACAACTCTGGGACAGAGATACTGAGGAGATGAATGGAGACTTGGACAAATGTGAACCGAGTCTGGATACAGATTTACCCAGAATAAAAAACTTTAGGTGACTTTAACAAGGCAATACAATGcatatgctatatatatataataagacTTTTGATAACCTTTTTCTCTCATAACAACTCCACTGATTTTTGTACTCATTTTACAACATGAAAAAATGCACAGAACTGCCAAAGTTAAATGGCCTTAAAGTGGATGAAGccatacaaacaaaatatatgtgACAATGCAAATGACAGTATTTTATTATGCAACATAGACTTGATGTACCTACAGTGTTTGATTTGttatgtttagattttttttatcgttttttgtttgtttgtttgtttgtttgccagGACAGCTAAAATATTTGGGTTGACTCATCTGAGGTCATGTCACATATACAGATGTGACACTGCAGAAATCTCACTTATAtgcttgctgctgctgactATTGCACAACCCATAAAGCAGAGGCTTTTGTATTTTCTACCAATGAGTGAATTTACAAAGCAGGTCCCAAAGGAAATGTTTGTATGATCGATTGCAGGATGGAAAGACATCCACTGTTACTTTAACATGCCATCAGTGTTAAAAGTTACACACGCAGCCATATCAATCAGAATCGCTTGATGCTTAGTTAGTATATTTATTCTTCTTAATAAGCCAAAGTAACTTTCCCTCAACAGTATCCTGTGGTATTATTTGATGAACATCTTTACCTCTATTTTAAGAGATGAACAATAacttgtaaatgaaaatatacacATGCAGCTATTACTTTGTCCCAAAGCCAGTGAGGACttgaaaatgtataaataaaagtttattattCATGCTGTGAAATCACAAGGTACAACCAGCTCAACTCTTCAGGTTAATTATGGTGCTCAGTGGCTTTAACAAATAGGCAATCTATAAAGTAGTTTAGAGCAAGCtgttaaaagaagaagaaccGGAAGgtggttgtttatttatttttttaaaacaaaaagcagtGGACTGCACCTTTTTAACTGTATGCCTGACTAGGGGACAgtcatttctttatttgtgtATGGGAAGTTATAAGGGGCAAAAGATGAAGTCAGTCTTTGGGTTTTTTCATTTTAGGGAGCAAATAAAACTTTCTCACTGTTTGTGTAATAATCACTCGGAGCtgctttatttcatttaatgctAAAATATCTCCCATTTCTCGTAATAATTTACATGTGTTACATGTACACCCCCAGAACAATAATGTGTCACTCACGTGGGCTGTCTGTTGAAGCGTGGCAAAAGGGTCAAGACTCAAGACACATACATCAGCTTTTTAATTCCTCTTTTTGAGTGCAGTGTAGTCAACGTGAAAAGTGCCTCAGATGTACTGTGAGTAATCTGACAAAGCCTTGGTATGACAAGATAAGACAGTGGTGCATGAGGTGTGACTAAGCTTGTAGCATTCATGCATACCGTGCGCCAAAGATGCTTCTGgtcaaaatgtatgtgtgtgtgtgtgtgtgtgtgtgtgtgtgtgtgtgtgtgtgtgtgtgtgtgtgtgtgtgtgtgtgtgtgtgtttatcaccAAAGATATGCATATGACACGCTAACTGCCACTCTACTCTTGCATAGTTCCTTACCTGTTATTTCTGGGTCAAAAAATAGGCAAAGAAATTGTTTACTATCACTCAATGTCTACATcgagctgtgtttttttaatcttttaccTGCACCCAGCAACTCTTCTATTAAccttttatacatatatttttttgcatgtttgtggatatttgtataaataaaattgtacaTACCTTGTCACCAGAATCttgtattttgttgatttttcctAATTAAAAATCATCAACAATCAGTATGTTCTTGTCAGGTAATGTGAAATTGCTGTACAAAATTTAAGTGTAATAATTTCAAGCCAATGTTCCTCATCTGGCTATGAAACAGGCTAAATTATTACGTTATTTCAAACAAGGGCAATTCAGTTATCAGTCTTAAACTATCAAATGctatgctttgtttttttttatttaggtaAAAAGCACAGGCCCTGCCACTGAGTTTCCCATCACAGTAAACAGTTTCCATCACCACTCAAGATCTGCAGACTGCTTTGTTACACTAGCTTCTTTGTGGCTCTGCCTGTTTGCATGATGATTCATCAGAGGTGGCTGCTTTGTGCCTGTGAACCAGTGTATGTGGCGGTGGCAGGCAAGGGCTGAGCAGCTCTTCTGGTATTTGATATAGTGAGCTTTAGATTAACAGTAGGTTGAGTAAACAATTGGCCGTAATATTAACAAAGCAGGATGGTTGACATAGGTTGGATACTTTGGGGTGCCATGCATCAGCAGCATTTAGTCAACAGTGGCACCAACATTttgtgatgttgtgtttttctgatcGCTCTGAGAGTTTTGGGAGCTCGACAGTGAGTAAGATGACATTTAATTGACACCTGCCTTGACTTACATTTGTGGTGTAAGAAAAATCACCCCAGTCTGACAGCAACCTCAGCACCAGCATCACTTGCAACATGCTGCAAGTCCCATCCATGAGCAACAGGTTGTAAGTTTGGGTGTTGAGCATATTTAAGTTTCGATTTCCCGCTACCAACAGTGCAACAGAGCAAGCAGGCCTGTCTATAAAGAATGAACACAGCTACAGAGGTATTTCGTTCTTCAACCAGAGCAACAAGGTCAAGGCACCTTTGTTAGTCATTATACTGCAGAAGTGGTCTTTCAGTGTCTAATTCCCACCCAGTTTGAGAGTAATTCTCCATAGACAAACATCT
Above is a genomic segment from Micropterus dolomieu isolate WLL.071019.BEF.003 ecotype Adirondacks linkage group LG18, ASM2129224v1, whole genome shotgun sequence containing:
- the LOC123986781 gene encoding zinc finger E-box-binding homeobox 2-like gives rise to the protein MAEESRGKRRKQANPRRNRVDAEQVSSLGSEGEDEVGLWSLEPQDCQESLDKTSLTPSDGTEETGSPARSTRPHSLSPGCRNYWGQVEPEAEAMEDGTTTSATDREADQEPLQMYCKSSDSQNSLEDLAHFEFLAQLRKVSPSASFLDHLNHNGTSAVYHPGSRHDELPPAIWSPGAQHRSPEGAEAGRTQQACPFCHRMYQRGASLRDHIKYCQEREGGHMVCPLCGYTATLRAQMERHLAHHNQVQDNSAIPLDQGMETRKFKCLQCGKAFKYKHHLKEHLRIHSGEKPYECSNCKKRFSHSGSYSSHLSSKKCLGGGANGGGNTGGASGAFNGHSQGSYHHSFPTSPSAGGRRNSNDKGSPLASQIQDNTRPLRIPEDPHQISLEDPNHSPTGFHRASDLARLWDPSAELSLRTNILKGTTLLPYLHSGMKFEQMLQEMLHREVKKDEEMDRGGSSAVEERRGIHNGGGSDTKVSSDSRRETVRSGEGEKGVLGMTCRWCSQLFPNVAVLLQHERYLCKMNREAVEVPEGLRGKDHPTSPLFFPRSALQLEHSKPSEVTNGLSGNKSPSQKPSWHSVPQQLLVAMHSPPRPHHDALSSRAYWPCQEKGSPSQPINRSPKLSSPRARRRVPSSGFGSPVCLDLTSCPPELSSPQNQTDSPWSQNEPLDLSLPKQFSDQEGRNKTVNGNSARGERRELGTQRLRRPSSTSHIALHHHPVYSGAGAPVFPGSLYNGFPMFNQSGLGLSGHDGITAVPFSQPANSPGFLSPMAYMMEADPEAALKKIYRDRQALMGDALSHGALDYLSLIDEGLEGEGGPGRKRLKKTDEGLYACDICEKTFQKSSSLLRHKYEHTGKRPHECKICNKAFKHKHHLIEHSRLHSGEKPYQCDKCGKRFSHSGSYSQHMNHRYAYCSKDQDPDQDPDEMPLTPGAGNNLGGHLADGTPLSMEDTQTPHSFLSDSSLDGAAEALKEEEAGVSDGHVEEARVSSGAAEDLGGSPIRELPTGENGEQNERNIYNVGNHIRNSERQLWDRDTEEMNGDLDKCEPSLDTDLPRIKNFR